One Prolixibacteraceae bacterium DNA segment encodes these proteins:
- a CDS encoding phosphoribosylaminoimidazolesuccinocarboxamide synthase, translating to MKDQLVKSDFNFPNQQSVYHGKVRDVYDLGDDYLLMIVSDRISAFDVVLPTGIPYKGEVLNLIASKFLDATADIVPNWKINTPDPAVTFGYKCEPFKVEMVIRGYLTGHAWREYKSGKRSLCGIPLPDGMKENQKFDKPIITPTTKADVGHDEDISKEDIIAQGLVTKEDYEALEQYTYQLFERGSEIADNNGLILVDTKYEFGKKDGKIILIDEIHTPDSSRYFYANTYQDNFDQGKAQKQLSKEFVRQWLIENDFQGRDGDTLPEFTSEFVSQVSERYIELYEYITGDKFVRSDISDVAKRIETNVNTYLSKLD from the coding sequence ATGAAAGACCAATTAGTTAAGTCCGATTTCAATTTCCCAAATCAACAGTCCGTATATCATGGAAAAGTGCGTGATGTGTATGACCTAGGGGATGATTATCTATTGATGATTGTTTCGGATCGTATTTCAGCCTTTGATGTAGTTCTACCTACAGGGATACCTTATAAGGGGGAAGTTCTAAACTTAATTGCCTCTAAATTCCTTGATGCTACAGCTGATATCGTACCCAATTGGAAAATAAATACTCCTGACCCAGCAGTTACCTTTGGTTATAAATGTGAGCCTTTTAAAGTAGAGATGGTAATTAGAGGTTACTTAACAGGACATGCTTGGAGAGAGTATAAGTCAGGAAAAAGGAGTCTTTGTGGTATCCCCCTTCCAGATGGGATGAAAGAGAATCAGAAATTTGATAAGCCTATTATCACCCCAACAACCAAAGCAGATGTAGGCCATGATGAAGATATTTCGAAAGAGGATATTATTGCTCAAGGTTTAGTCACTAAAGAGGATTACGAAGCATTAGAGCAATATACCTATCAACTTTTTGAAAGAGGTTCAGAGATTGCTGATAATAATGGACTTATCCTAGTAGATACTAAATACGAATTTGGGAAAAAAGATGGTAAGATCATACTAATCGACGAAATTCACACTCCAGATTCATCTCGTTACTTCTATGCCAACACTTATCAAGATAATTTTGATCAAGGAAAAGCACAAAAGCAGTTATCTAAAGAATTTGTTCGCCAATGGTTAATCGAAAATGATTTCCAAGGACGTGATGGGGATACTTTACCTGAATTTACTTCTGAATTTGTATCACAAGTATCAGAACGTTATATCGAACTATATGAATATATTACAGGAGATAAATTTGTTCGTTCAGACATCTCAGATGTTGCCAAACGAATTGAAACAAATGTAAACACTTATCTAAGTAAATTAGATTAA
- the thiS gene encoding sulfur carrier protein ThiS, with amino-acid sequence MKILFNGNSMKIDVLTNIHDLLSMYQIELQGIAVAINQRLCPKTEWGETYLQEGDSILIIQATQGG; translated from the coding sequence ATGAAAATACTATTTAATGGTAATAGTATGAAAATCGATGTATTAACCAATATACATGATCTTCTCTCCATGTATCAGATCGAACTCCAAGGCATTGCTGTCGCAATTAATCAAAGATTATGTCCCAAGACAGAGTGGGGAGAAACCTATCTGCAAGAAGGAGATTCTATTCTCATCATTCAGGCCACTCAAGGAGGATAA
- a CDS encoding PhoH family protein, giving the protein MTDIVQTTIAIEDPSTLWGINNAYLELLKAHFHDIRITSRGNELKLKGDTALIEKCVTVIHRLQKIINDKGIIRKHDLLDLIEKPDSEHETSFKPNHIGYTYLGKPILPQSRNQQLLVESILKEDLSFAIGPAGSGKTYLSIAMAVQLLKSNQVRKIILCRPAVEAGENLGFLPGDLKEKIDPFLQPLYDALQEMLSPKKLNELMQDGVIQISPLAYMRGRTLKDACVILDEAQNATHSQLKMFLTRMGPTSKYIVTGDITQIDLPRNQKSGLRDTITALENIPEIGVVNLAQVDIVRHPLVKKIVDALDNPKSNV; this is encoded by the coding sequence ATGACAGATATAGTACAAACAACTATTGCTATTGAAGATCCTTCCACTCTATGGGGGATAAACAATGCATACTTAGAATTACTTAAAGCGCATTTTCATGATATCAGAATCACATCAAGAGGAAATGAACTTAAGCTAAAAGGAGATACAGCACTCATAGAAAAGTGCGTCACGGTAATCCATAGACTCCAAAAAATTATCAATGATAAAGGGATTATTCGTAAACATGATCTGTTAGACTTAATAGAAAAGCCCGATTCAGAACATGAGACTTCCTTTAAGCCTAATCATATAGGATATACCTATTTAGGAAAACCCATACTTCCTCAGAGTCGCAATCAACAACTTTTGGTTGAATCCATACTAAAAGAAGATCTATCTTTTGCCATTGGTCCTGCAGGAAGTGGAAAGACGTACCTTTCTATTGCCATGGCAGTACAACTATTGAAGTCAAATCAAGTACGCAAAATAATACTTTGCCGACCAGCAGTTGAAGCTGGGGAAAACTTAGGTTTTCTTCCAGGAGATTTGAAGGAAAAGATTGATCCTTTTTTACAACCACTATACGATGCATTACAAGAGATGCTTTCACCCAAAAAGCTCAATGAACTAATGCAAGACGGGGTAATTCAGATCTCTCCATTGGCTTATATGAGAGGTCGTACCTTAAAAGATGCTTGTGTTATCCTTGATGAAGCACAAAATGCAACCCATTCTCAACTAAAAATGTTTTTAACTAGAATGGGACCTACTTCAAAATATATCGTCACCGGAGACATTACCCAGATTGACCTACCCAGAAACCAAAAATCTGGTCTCCGTGATACAATCACTGCTTTGGAGAATATTCCAGAGATTGGAGTAGTTAATTTAGCCCAAGTGGATATTGTCCGTCACCCACTTGTTAAAAAAATAGTGGACGCTTTAGACAATCCAAAATCCAATGTTTAA
- the thiC gene encoding phosphomethylpyrimidine synthase ThiC — protein MLEGNDKITTRPFPQSQKVYIKGEQFDIKVPMRQINLSDTIDDEENVIKNDPVTVYDTSGPYTDPEVFIDPLKGLPIVKEGWRYQKEHLMTVDIPKPLQSDIFKREKALVAKEEHPITQRFYASQGIITPEMEYVAIRENCLYNKDKKTKSLHPDPMGANIPEVVTPEFVCQEVAAGRAIIPSNINHPEMEPMIIGRNFRVKINANIGNSALSSSIEEEVEKAVWAFRWGADTIMDLSTGKNIHQTREWILRNSPVPVGTVPLYQALEKVHGNVADLSWEVFKETLIEQAQQGVSYFTIHAGLRWQHVPFTIKRKTGIVSRGGAIMANWCTTHKRESFLYTHFDEICKLMARYDVAISLGDGLRPGSIYDANDKAQFKELETLGELTKMASKHHLQVIIEGPGHVPLHRIKENMDKELEHCYEAPFYTLGPITTDIAPGYDHITSAIGAANIGWYGTAMLCYVTPKEHLGLPNKQDVREGVITYKIAAHVADIAKGIPGVESRDHAMSDARFEFRWKDQFALSLDPEKAMEFHDATLPDEGHKTSHFCSMCGEHFCSMKASKALHKKTKETEEETVEI, from the coding sequence ATGTTAGAAGGTAACGATAAGATTACGACAAGACCATTTCCTCAAAGTCAAAAGGTCTATATTAAGGGAGAACAATTTGACATTAAGGTCCCAATGAGACAGATTAACCTCTCAGACACAATCGATGATGAAGAGAATGTAATCAAAAATGATCCAGTCACGGTATACGATACCTCAGGGCCATATACTGACCCCGAAGTATTCATCGATCCATTAAAAGGACTACCAATAGTGAAAGAGGGATGGCGCTACCAGAAAGAGCACTTAATGACAGTGGATATTCCAAAGCCACTCCAATCCGACATATTTAAAAGAGAAAAAGCCCTCGTAGCCAAAGAAGAACACCCTATTACACAGCGATTTTACGCTTCACAAGGAATAATTACTCCTGAGATGGAGTATGTAGCCATACGAGAAAATTGTCTTTACAACAAGGATAAAAAGACAAAAAGCCTACACCCTGATCCAATGGGAGCCAATATTCCAGAGGTGGTTACTCCAGAGTTTGTGTGTCAAGAGGTTGCTGCAGGACGAGCAATTATCCCATCTAACATCAATCATCCAGAGATGGAGCCAATGATCATAGGAAGAAATTTCCGAGTGAAGATCAATGCGAACATTGGGAATTCTGCCCTTAGTTCCTCTATAGAAGAGGAGGTTGAAAAAGCAGTTTGGGCATTTCGCTGGGGAGCGGATACCATTATGGATCTATCGACAGGGAAAAATATCCACCAAACAAGAGAGTGGATTCTACGTAATTCTCCTGTTCCTGTTGGGACTGTACCTCTTTACCAAGCATTAGAGAAGGTCCATGGAAATGTTGCAGATCTTTCTTGGGAAGTATTCAAAGAGACACTTATTGAACAAGCACAACAAGGGGTCAGTTATTTTACCATTCATGCAGGGTTAAGATGGCAACATGTTCCATTCACGATAAAGAGAAAAACTGGAATTGTCTCTAGAGGAGGCGCCATTATGGCCAACTGGTGTACAACCCACAAGAGAGAGAGTTTTTTATATACTCACTTTGATGAGATATGTAAACTGATGGCTCGTTATGATGTGGCTATTTCCTTAGGAGATGGTCTAAGACCAGGATCCATATATGATGCCAATGATAAAGCTCAATTTAAGGAGTTGGAGACATTGGGAGAATTAACGAAAATGGCATCAAAACATCATCTACAAGTAATTATAGAAGGTCCGGGACATGTCCCATTACATCGTATAAAAGAGAATATGGACAAAGAGTTAGAACACTGCTACGAAGCCCCATTCTATACTTTAGGTCCAATTACCACTGATATTGCACCAGGGTATGATCATATTACTTCTGCCATTGGCGCAGCAAACATTGGATGGTATGGAACAGCAATGCTATGTTATGTAACTCCTAAAGAGCATCTCGGGCTCCCAAATAAACAAGATGTTCGTGAAGGAGTAATTACCTATAAAATTGCTGCACATGTTGCAGATATCGCAAAAGGAATTCCTGGAGTTGAAAGTAGAGATCATGCGATGTCGGATGCAAGGTTTGAATTTCGATGGAAAGATCAATTTGCTCTCTCTTTAGATCCAGAAAAAGCAATGGAATTTCATGATGCGACACTTCCAGACGA